The Arachis hypogaea cultivar Tifrunner chromosome 14, arahy.Tifrunner.gnm2.J5K5, whole genome shotgun sequence DNA window GCAATACTCTACTGTTAAATCACATATCATGCCTTTAAATCCCTTGCTTGACTTCAACACTGTTCTAGCAATGTTAACACAGTagtaaagaaaattaaattttaatttcttaaaaaacaaAATAGTTACCAATTCATTAGAGGTGCAATATTTAGGAAGCTGCAATCCTTCTGAACAAGGGAGAGAAAGGGGACTAAATAATTCTGGAAGAGGATAGGACGATAGCAATCAAAAGAGTTATGACAGAGGTTACACTTTAAAGTTATACACCTATTGCCATCAAATAGGTCATTTAGTTAAAAATTGCTACAAGAAGAATGGTTATCCAACACATTTCAAGCAGAAATCAACTAACAACATCAGTAATGATGGAACAATTGAAGATTCTAGTGCTAAAATCACTAATTCTGGACATGATGAAATGAATAATGAAATATTTGTTGTTTTGACTCAAGATCAGAATGAAAATCTAATGACTTTGTTCTAGCAACCAACCATAACAGCTCCAAATAATGTAAATCATTTTACTTCTGCAATCACCCTAACTCAACCAAAAGGTAAATGCAATTTGACTGCATCACCATATTTTAATAAAACTTTTACATATGATACATTTCAATATTTCTATAATATTCCCATATCAAAACCCCTTCATGATAAGTCTGCATCAACTCATAAGACTGATCATACCATTGCTACATCTAGTCATGAGAACAATTCACTTAAATTAGTTCAGAATTCATGTTCATCAGCATTATACATCATGACATTGAATCTTCTGCATCATCATTAGATTCAGTACCTTATTCACCCATCAATGCACCACAATCTACTGCACCTATCTTGAGAATATCCGAGAGAGAAAGAAGGCATAACCTTCTTATCTAAGAGACTTTCATTGCTTCAATATTTTATCACATAAGAATCTAATTAATGCCACCCAATTACTTCAACAATTAAGTATTCTCTATCTTAGCATTTGTTATATGCATCTTTCTCTCTCAAACACACACACATGCCTTCACTTTAGCTCTCATAAATAATATAGACCCTAAGTACTATTATGAGATTGTTATGCATGATTGTTGGAAAAAGGCTATTGAAATAAAATTTGTAACATTCTTTTTTGGAATAGAAACTCATTATTGTATAAACTTATAATGAGATATAATATTTAATGATAATTATACAAATACGATTATTAAATCAAATATAATACGTCTAGCTTTGTCCACAAACATACTTTGCAAAAGTAGTTATAGAAATCTATAAGATATTTATACACGATCTTGTAAAATACACACACTTGAAATACGCTTTTCATGAGTCCTTACTGAGTTTGATCTGAAATCGCATACATGTACATAATAGTAAGAATTTAAAAATTCTCAGTAGATATGACAATTTTTTATTGATGTTGGTTTCAGCCGTTCGTCGTGGAAAATATCGTTGCTatcacaattataaaaataattcttttaatagAATACAAATATGTCTTATATgacatctttattttcttttcacttttcttCATGTGGTCGTCTCATAAATACAAAGCTTTTTTAGAGAATTCTCATTTTGTGGGTGTCTCATAACATCGTGACAATAAAACAGAATTACGACGTATGAATTAAGACATCTTACCTGCTTAACGATTGACAATCTATCCttacatatttattttctttttatcataAGTAATTACAAAATAATATTGTGTCatctcaaattaaataatataataaatgaataataaccacaacaaataataataataataataataataataataataataataataataataataataataataataataacataagattcaaatagatataataaTCACAATAATGTCattagcaataataataataataataataataataataataataataacacaacAATGATAAAAGactaataaaaacaataataataatataacaacaATAGTAATAATAACTAATGAATAATcataatactaaaaaataattagtaacaataatataataatagtttACCAATACTAACATTAATAAAGTAAATATATgatcaataatataaaaataaataaataaagaaaacagaATCATTACAATTCTGGCAGATAGCGACAAAAATTTTGTGGCAGTTCTATAAAACCAGCACAAAATGACAACCTGCGGTGCATATCGCGGCGGTTAGGGGTCGGGGTTGCAATCAGCCTGGCATTTAGCGGCGGTTTTCTTCCAACCACCGCAAAATGGACATAACCATATATTTCAATATTTTCTTTAGTAATAACTGTCTGGGTATAATCTAGTTAAGTTAACACTACTATTTTAAGCTACATATTTTTAAATCATTGTTACTTAAACTTGTAACACTTTATCTAGATTCGTTTTACGTAAAAAAGCTCACAAGTTAAATAAGCTATGTATGTTAACCTatgtgaacaaatttaccaaTAAGATTTCTTTGCTTgctttattgtcatttaaatttgcattcaaacataaatgtaaaagaagaaaataaagtcaTACTCTGAActtataaagttaaaataaagttTTAACGAGCATAAATCAAAGTTACTCCTTGTTGAAGTTATGCCTTACTAAACCCAAATCAAGAAACTCTAAAAGTAGATAAACATGTAAAACCGCGACCCAAATCATTAAATTAAGGAATCAGCGTAACTCTTATAATAAAAGATCAAAATTTCTCTTCAACATCGTATTGACTTCACGAATCTATGGGCTTCACGTTTTACAAGATCTGATATTTGATCTCGATACCATGGCTTTTTGTTCAGATTAAAGCATATTTTCTTAACATGTATATCATCTTCTCTTTGTTGGTCTTCTATAGTTTTATTGTCTTCTTCTGTAACCTTATTGAGATCAAACTGCATGGATCTGTCAATTCGAACAGAGAAGATATCATCTAAATTGTCTTCTGAATCAGACTCTTCCCCATTTAGACTGTCAAGGACTATTTCTCCAGAATATTCAGGTAATACTAAAAATATCAACATGCATACAACAAAATAAGTATACCCAGACGAAACTGAAAACTCCCAAGTCATTAGATACTGACTTAGAAAAAAAAGGCGTCAATATGCTAAGATCATTTTAAAACTAAACGCAAAGAATCGACAATTACCATTTCCCTTGTTGGTAGTTTGGACAAATTTCTTAGACATAAACTCTGTAGCAAATGTGGTGCTTGCAAAGGATGATGAAAAGTCCTCAGTTTTTATTTGTCCTTCACTGTCATGTTATGTATGCTAATGTTTAAAAAATGTAACACTATTGGAATTGATATTAAATATTGTATATCTAGTTTATCAAAACTGCAACATCTAGAACAACAACTGAAATAACATTAAAGATTTAACGTAAACTAACTtttgataaaacaaaaaaaaacccgtTGAAAGAAACAGAAAATCTGCTTTTACTCATAAAAATTCACAATACAATAAATACTTAACTATAAATCGAAGTACACCAAGTTTTTTGTAACCCAAGAAAATAACATACAACGTTGAGTTTATTTAACTTAGTTCATGACGCAAAGATTCTTTTTAAATTGGTGCGTTCTATAGTGCCTATTATTTTACTATGCCTATGATGACAACAAAGAGGTGCCAAACCTGATTTTTCTAAAGAAATTTTGAACTAATGGTTAAGGTAAACATTTTAaacgaaaatttggagaaaataatttttttatgctagaAAAATAATGAGAAGATAGATGTTAGCACATCATCTATAAATGATGAAATATGCATGAGTTAGGTTTTTTGGGTTTGAGAAGATCGATCATCATAGcaaacaaaaattaagataaatttttgtttatatttataaacACTAAAAATTCACAAACACTAGAATTTTAAACCCatataagaaataaataaaaaaataaaaatccttttataaaattaatttggtttcaaaaaataaaaataattaaatttaattaacatgaataatttgaaattttttttatataaacaaaaatatagaataattacCAAAATCAATCATTGGGCATTTTAAAATGAGAGACTTTAATCTCTTagattttaaaatagataaaacagTCTCCAACATTTATTTTCGTTAAACGATCCAGTCTCTCTCCAATTTGATTCGAAGAGTAAAGTATAAAactatctctaaaaatttaaaagtaatatttaaaaattttaatagtcATTTTGATTAAAAGAATCAACTTAAAAGGATACTGTATTATCtaacaaaaaagtaaatattatagattattttgtgtattttgaaACTTTGAAGACTCAAatctttaatattaaaaattttgaaaatgtttttGGATAAgtattcaaaaaatattacataattaaaatttacaattttaaaatctaaaattttcatatagttttaaaTTAATGATACATATTTAAATTAAACATCTATAATTGATAAGATATGTTAGTGTTCATAAATACTAATAGAAATAATAGagttttgtccaaaaaaaaaaaagaaaaaaaaaccattaAAGAGAGGAAAGAGTTCCAGGCAGAAAAGAGGCATCATGAGGGGTGTTTTTTTCCCCTCCCTTGTAAATtggattttccttttttttttttcaagtgatGTATTGTAAAATGTAAATTTGGTTATCTACTATTGAcatctaaagaaaaaaaagaaaaaagaacaagagAACCCAATTAAGCAAATTTTATCATTTTCAGTACTAACTAAGCAAGCTTCCTTTCATAATATTTTCGCCAAGTATCATACATCTATTGGTGGGTCAACAATTGGCCACTGCTAGGCACCATTTCTTATGCCACTAGAGAACTGGCCTTTTAAATTACGTTAAAATTCTTCATATAAGCATTACGCAACATCATCGATATTGTCTGAAGCATTTTCTGTTGGGTCTTCTATATCATCCTCCCTTACCAATTGTAAATCTCCAATGTCACCTTCCGCTGACATGTTCAACCCTAGCTGTGGAGAAAAACCAACTTCAGCTTCTTCATTGTCTTCTCCCATGTCATATAAATCTCGTGGTTTCACATGAACCACAACACTCCATTCCTTAACTATTTCATCATCCACATAGTATACAAGCTGAGCTTCTGAGGCCAATATGTATGGTTCATCTTCTTCTCGAACACCAGTGTGTATCGAACGAGAGAAATTAACGCTGGTAAGCCCCAAATGGTCTTGTTTGATGTCTCTACTGGTAGTGGTATCAACCCAAACACATTTGAACAATACTACTGTGAAATGACAgctataattcaattcaattatgttcaCAATTTTTTCGTAATACAGAACACTACCAACAACGACTCTATTATCACGCATGCTTGCATAACTTCTTGTATTAGATGATATATGTACTCCACTATTTTGGGTTTTCAGCCGTCTTCCTTTGTGATAGTTCTAAACTTGTCCCATTAACGTTGTAGGCCCCAAAGCGTCTTGCCTGGATCATGGGACCGCACACAAGCAACTTCATTTCTTTCGAATGAAGCGTACTTTCCATTGGAACCTGGAACCACATAACATTTATGCTTTATATTAAATTCGGATTTCATAAAGTACTGATTCTAGGCTAAAAACACATTGGTCAGGTTAATATCCTATCAACCTCATGCTTGAACCACCAAGGAAATTCCGCATGCACAACACTATCGATCTTAGATTGCGACCTTGTCTGAGCCCATAAGCTTCGCTTTGTCTTTTCCTTAAATGTACTTTATGAGAGAAAGGAAAATTAAACCAACTAGTTATCGGGAGAAAACACTTACATTGGTGTTTTAAAAATACATGTGTATACTTACTCAACAAACGGAACCACGGTGTTGTAGTTGACTAGCACATGATGATGTGCTTGATGCTTTTCCATCGGTGTGAGTTCGAAATGCGAAACAGCCCCTATTGCCTTTCCAATAGCTGGGAACATAGTTTCTCTGGCATTATGTGTAACATCATCGGGTTGATCATCAACTCGCCCTGATCGGTTAATTCTAGTCTCAACATTATCCAACTATTTAGAACAGAAAGTTAGGATTTCCTCAAATAAATAGCCTTCTGCAATTGAGCCTTCTGGTTGTACCCTATTACAAACGTATTGCTTTAAACGTCCTAGATACCTGTTATATAAATACAACATAACGCTCAGTATATACACAATTAATTCAGCTGGTTGTATTAAAGGGGTTTAGCAGCAAGCTAACCTTTCTATTGGATACATGCACTGATAATGTATTGGTCCACCAAGAGTTACCTTTTCAACGAGATGCACCGTGAGATGAACCATGACAGTAACGAAGGATGGAGGGAAAATTATTTCCATCTAACACAGGTTTTGCACAACATGATTTTGAAGGTCAGCAAGCTGCATAGGATTTATGGCTTTCCCATAAAGTTCtcgaaaaaattataacaaatttaCAATCACATTGGACACCGGAATCGGAAGTGCATTCTTCACCAAAATTGGAAGTAATTATTCCATCAGAATATGGCAGTCATGACTTTTCAACCCAGACAACTTACGGTGTTGCAAATTAATACAACGAACAACATTGCTAGAGTAACCATATGGAAAGACCACATTTTGCGGAGTCTTCAGAAATACATCCCTCTGTGAATTTGACATCGCAAATATTGTAGGAGGATATTTACCACCTTCGCCCAGCCACAATTCATGCCTTATGCCCATGCATTGTAAATCTTTGCAAGCTTTAAGATTGTCTTTTGATTTGCCGCTATCGTTTAAGATAGTGAATACTACATTGTCACAGACTTTTTTTCTACATGCATCACATCAAGGTTATGACACAACATCTGATCCTTCCAGTATGGGAGGTCAAAGAAAACACTCTTCTTTTTCCAATGCGAGTCATCTTCATCTGCATCCTGGCCATTGCGTTTTTTTTGGATGTCACAGTTGAAATCTTCCAAAATGAAACGTGCACATTAGACTGTTGCCTCAATACATCTGTTCCGAATAACTTCTTCGGTGGATCTCCACCTTCGACTTGCCTGTCAAATCTATTACGGTCTAGTCTATATTTGTGTCCCTTATTCAAAAAGCGGTGATGGCCCATGAAACACCATTTTTGGCTGTCTTTCAGCCGATGAGACTTAGCGTCCAAGTTATACGTAGGACAAGCTAACCCACTATGCATATTCCAACTAGATAGGTTTTCCAATCCTGGAAAGTCGCTGATATTCCACATTAGTGCCGCACACATATTGAAAGTGTTTCCCTCTTTGGCATCATACGTTTTAACACCATCCCATAATTACTTCAACTCATCTACCAAAGGCTGCAAGTAAACATCTATGTCGTTACCTAACATTTTTGGCCCAGGAATAAGCATGGATAGAATGAGAGATGTCTATTTCATGCAAAGCCAGGGTGGAAGATTATACAAAATTAGAATCATAGGCCAGACAGAATACTTTGTGCTCATATTCCCAAAAGGATTAAATCCATCGCTCGCGAAGGCTAGGCGAACATTGCGCGGATCCTTCGACAAGTTAGTATACTTTGCTTCAAACTTTTTCCATGCTTTAGCGTCCCTTGGATGCCTAAGCATACCATCGTCATTACGCGCCTCTTTATGCCATAACACGTCAGTTGATGTCTTGCTACACATGAATAATCGTTGCAGTCGTGGTATGAGAGGAAAGTAATGAAGAGTCTTGGCTGCTATAGGTTTCCCATTTCTCTTTAGAGGTACGTTGAGCCTAACAATAGAGCCTTTTTTAGTCTTTTTCTTCCATCTTGAAGACCCATATCGCTTGTACTTGGTCAAGTTTTCATCATCACCTCAATACAACATACAATCTTTTGGACAAGCATCTATCTTGGTGTATTCAATACCCAACTTTCTTATTGTCTTCCTGGCTTTATACACTGTCTTTGGGAGTTTTGCTTGTTCGAATGCGTCTCGCAGTAAGTCAAGAATCATGGTCATTGCCTTGTCACTCACACTGCACATGCACTTAATATGATAAAGCTTAACTAAGAACGCTAATTTGGAGTACTTTGAGCATCCGGAATATAACTCCTGCTCTCCATCTGACAGTAGATCGTTAAAATCTCGTGCCGCGCAACTTGGATCTTCATATAAGTACGGCAACACATCTTCATCATCTTTGGCATGGTCGATTGTTGTTGTGTCTTCACTCCCATGTCGAAGCGTGAAATTGAATGCTTCATTGACCATTTGGTGCATTTGATTCACTTGGAATGTCAGATTTTCATGTACTCGTCCTAGTCCGGATCTCTCTACAACTGGCTTCTCACCATGACGCAACCAATTAGTATATCCATGGGGAAATGGTTGTAACGACAGATGGTCGTATGCATCCTCTCTTGTTTGCATAAGTTGAAACCCACATTTAGGACATGGACACTTTATCATGCCATCGGAGGATTCATTCGCAAATGCAAAGTCTAAGAAATTGTTCAATCCTTGCCTATATTCCACACTATTCCGTGACTTTGAAATCCAACTTTTATCAATATCTAGTATAGGATCAAATTATATCGAACTAATTAATAGACATACGAATTATGAGAAAACAAACTTGTAAAAATTTGGCCCATCAGACaatctcaatttagtttattacTTTAATTAAGTTTAGCGAATTACAGTCACTATGAAATTTACATAGGTTTGCACAATATTTAAAATACCTTTCCTATACTTACTACTATTTTAACAGGAATAAATGTGACCgataatatttacaaaaaatacaCCAAGGAATAGTCTTATGAAAATCCTTTTATGTCTTTTACgttgttattatttaaaattccgtCGATGTACGTTAGATATTTAAATGTGtaactaatgtttatattaaatattttgtcAATTCTATTTGTTttacataaattatttattacGTGTCATAATACTTGGTCGTATGTCTTTTTATTTTAGGTTAAATAGTatctattaataattaaattaaacttcaatatattttaaatagggtaaaatgcataattaaaccAAATGGATGTCCAAATTATTTAGGGATGACATAATAAAATTCTTAGAACAATGAGcgttcataaaagattttttattattaatctataTGTTTCGGTTGTGTGGAAAACTGCATATGATAAATGTTTGATATAGGTATTATTTGGACTCGTACTAATTGACTTGgttttaacttaataaaattatttgGGTAAATTACTATAATAAAACAAATGGCTCCCAAAATTACTCAGATCTCCCAAAACAAAAAAGACTACCTAAATGTCCTAAGTTGCATTTCTATAtaactcaaattaattaaattcgagTTATGCAAAATGGTACTAAATCGAATCCATTAGATTCGAATTATATGCACACGCAAATTGTCTATAAATCGAAGCTAATAGCTTCGAATTCTATAtgatcaattattattattattattattattattattattattattattattattattattattattattattattattattacatatgatcaattttttatttactttgtcccaaaaaatttaacaattcatacataataattttataattgagagtacttaaaaaagtactaaaatatattattttatatgttagatttaatttaataagtaaatattaatttcgaaaagtctcataattaaatattttatttactttgtcTAAAAAGGTGTATTTACCTAAGCCTTTTATAGTActaacatcttttaagtcatttttttaaattattttttttggaataaaatattttcctgTGGGATCTGAGTAATTTTGGGAACCATTTGGTTTATTATAGTAATTTACCCAAATTATTAAGTATAAGTCAATTAAGGTAATTTTATTGGGaataatttatttagattttgttaaaaattttggttgtACCTTTTTTATTTCCTCAAATTTGTATtgcatttaattttaatacagttgaacttaatttttattttaattaatcaattattcgATCCTATTAGCTTATCTTtaaggatttttttaaaataaaataaaaaatacttattttctAAAACCCCATTTTTcaacttaaaattttcaaatacgaTTTTTTTAAGAACAACTATGCCGCACTCCTGACGAACTCTGTAATTTTTATAGAGTTGCGAACTCCACTTCAAATTCTTATAAAATTGGCTaactcaaaataataaatttaacccttttatacataaatacatacatttttcaaaattaacgtATTATTAGAACAATtctattcatattttaaattatagtaactaaattcaaaacataatatgtctatttttattttgaaaaaactgTAATTTCAagttgaaaaatattattttacaatAAGTCAATACCCAATTTAAAATACAAGATCTAAAAAGGTATCATTTgagtttttcaattattattttattatatgaaattatatattttctaattctatactatttttaaatataatttaacatatgataaataacaaaaaataattattatggaTCTCTATCATTATGTATAACGTCTATTCCAGTTATTTTGTTGGGTAAAGATTTAATTAAACTATATAACTTACAAAATAGAGTAACGCTTAAGGAAATGACAATATAATAAAAGGTATGGCCCATAACACAATAAATACACatactaataataaaataactaaaaaaaagaaaagcccaAAACCCCAGCGCACCCCCTTCCCCCAAAATTCCTTCCTTTtcgtgaaaattttcaaaagtggTACCTGGAACCTATTTCCTCCATTTTCCAGAGTTGAAAAACCAAAACACCCCCCTCCAAACTCGAATTCTTCCACATTTAAGTCTAGTCTTGGTCTCGTCGTTGGCAGCTGTCTCGCCCGGTAACTACCGTCTCACCGTTCTCTGCTCGCCGCTGTTTCACCCGGTCGCTGCCGTCTTTCCGCTTTCCGCCGTTTCGCGCAGTCACTGCCGTATCACCACTCCCTGTGGTCTATGCGTCGTCATGCTGTCCGGTGAAGGTTAGTGGTGTTAGAGTGTCTGGGTTGTGTCGTTTAATGGTTTCCTTTCATGCACTATTCATTGAATTGAGTAACAACTAAATGTAAACCCAaaactaattaattgattttgGAAAGTTATTGGTAAAATCATTTTCGAAGATGGAAGATTTACTATGCGGTTGATGTGTTTAATTTCCATGGcttcttttgaaatatttatgaaaattgaAGTGACCATTTTTTTTGTCTGCTGTTGTAAATATGGTTGATTTTAGAAATACGATGCTTATATAATGGTATTTTCAGTAATGCTTCTTCAGACATTTTTCTTAGCAAATTTGGTTGCCCTAATTTACATTAAGTTTATATATGTGtgtttcatattctcataatccATTCAGTAGGTAATGTTTTATGCCAGATTTATTATAGTGGGTTTCGGGTTTTGGTAATTTTACCTAGTTGAAGTATTACAGGTTGAAGAAAAAACTATTATAGTAGACTATAacatgttttgataattaaatttaggcaataatttaatttaatattattttaagttttgttaaatttttagttGCATCTTTGTATcggagaaaattttaaattatcaattagcatttattatgatttttaatatttatcattGAGATGACAATTTTTTtcacatatttaatattttatata harbors:
- the LOC140178527 gene encoding uncharacterized protein, whose translation is MIKCPCPKCGFQLMQTREDAYDHLSLQPFPHGYTNWLRHGEKPVVERSGLGRVHENLTFQVNQMHQMVNEAFNFTLRHGSEDTTTIDHAKDDEDVLPYLYEDPSCAARDFNDLLSDGEQELYSGCSKYSKLAFLVKLYHIKCMCSVSDKAMTMILDLLRDAFEQAKLPKTVYKARKTIRKLGIEYTKIDACPKDCMFKTSTDVLWHKEARNDDGMLRHPRDAKAWKKFEAKYTNLSKDPRNTSLILSMLIPGPKMLGNDIDVYLQPLVDELNDFPGLENLSSWNMHSGLACPTYNLDAKSHRLKDSQKWCFMGHHRFLNKGHKYRLDRNRFDRQVEGGDPPKKLFGTDVLRQQSNVHVSFWKISTVTSKKNAMARMQMKMTRIGKRRVGKSKDNLKACKDLQCMGIRHELWLGEGGKYPPTIFAMSNSQRDVFLKTPQNVVFPYGYSSNVMEIIFPPSFVTVMVHLTVHLVEKVTLGGPIHYQCMYPIERYLGRLKQYLDNVETRINRSGRVDDQPDDVTHNARETMFPAIGKAIGAVSHFELTPMEKHQAHHHVLVNYNTVVPFVDCHFTVVLFKCVWVDTTTSRDIKQDHLGLTSVNFSRSIHTGVREEDEPYILASEAQLVYYVDDEIVKEWSVVVHVKPRDLYDMGEDNEEAEVGFSPQLGLNMSAEGDIGDLQLVREDDIEDPTENASDNIDDVAEGQIKTEDFSSSFASTTFATEFMSKKFVQTTNKGNVLPEYSGEIVLDSLNGEESDSEDNLDDIFSVRIDRSMQFDLNKVTEEDNKTIEDQQREDDIHVKKICFNLNKKPWYRDQISDLVKREAHRFVKSIRC